A single region of the Phoenix dactylifera cultivar Barhee BC4 unplaced genomic scaffold, palm_55x_up_171113_PBpolish2nd_filt_p 000930F, whole genome shotgun sequence genome encodes:
- the LOC120107622 gene encoding uncharacterized protein LOC120107622 encodes MARTESRFQSWPVCGICGKQHPGRCRMGQGVCYRCGQPGHFVRECPQGATQQFVPLASYPSVQMDRPSSREPVGRGRGQAQTSQQSAGPSQLSAPVGRGQGRVFTVNPQEAQASNAAMTGNLLF; translated from the exons atggccagaactgaatctaggttccaatcatggccagtatgtggcatatgtgggaagcagcaccctggcagatgcagaatgggtcagggagtgtgctacagatgtggacagccgggtcattttgtcagagaatgcccgcagggtgccacccagcagtttgtgcctttggcatcctatccttctgtgcagatggacaggcctagtagtagggagcctgtaggcagaggtagaggtcaagcacaaacatcacagcagagtgctggaccatctcaactgtcagctccagtaggcagagggcaaggaagggtgttcacggtaaatccacaggaggcacaggcaTCGAATGCAGCTATGACAG gtaatttactcttttaa